Proteins from a single region of Corylus avellana chromosome ca11, CavTom2PMs-1.0:
- the LOC132165265 gene encoding receptor-like protein kinase HSL1 isoform X1 encodes MTKPKICIQLSFYTSLFLLLFSHAASQLNDHEQAILLHLKQHWKNPQYLSHWTPSNTSHCSWPEITCSTGGSVTGLYLINTNISGTVPPFICDLNNLTALDLSFNYMTSNEFPRALYNCSNLQYLNLSQNYFAGTLPDDIHRMAQLRELNLGANSFSGKIPASIGRLTELRILQLFSCPFNGPFPPEIGNLSNLERLELAYILGITTLPLEFTKLKKLKYLWVAGSNLVGEIPDKIGEMAALEHLDLSTNNLSGKIPSGLFMLKNLSIVYLHKNKLFGEIPRVGEALNIDVIDLSENNLTGTIPDDFGRLTKLSGLALFCNQLSGKIPDSIGRLPGLINLKLFSNNLSGTLSPDFGQYSMLEEFQVASNRLTGQLPEHLGDNKRLTGVVAFDNNLSGELPKSLGSCNNLKILNVKNNRFSGSVPSGVWTLLHLSNLLLSNNSFTGELPERLSLNLSRLEMSHNMFSGKIPAGVSSWRNLVHLDVSNNLLNGTIPLELTALSHLSTLLLDQNRFSGSLPSNIISWKSLNMLNLSRNAISGQIPEGFCYLPTLTDLDLSENQLSGEIPPKLGLLKLTSLNLSSNLLTGRIPSEFENGAYASSFLNNPRLCASKPSLNIAECNSKTQNSSKTSSKLLAWIIGVPAAFLGLLASLHVIRIYWKRKQVSDLAWKLTSFQRLNFTKINILSGLSETNMIGRGGSGKVYCVSINNPSRDCVAVKRIWSNKKLEHKLEKQFLAEVKILSSIRHSNIVKLLCCISSDNSKLLVYEYLENRSLDLWLNRKSRATTVSGSVHNDVLDWPKRLKIAVGAAQGLSYMHHDCSPPIVHRDLKSSNILLDSEFNAKIADFGLAKILMKEGESATMSDVVGSYGYIAPEYAHTIRVNEKIDVYSFGVILLELTTGRKASEGDEHTSLAEWAWRHFQEGNSIVDALDEEVKENTQHKNEMCCVFKLGIICTGTLPSTRPSMKEVLKILLRCNQPSGYGEKYSDYNASPLLKNSMCERVLENNDATLASMV; translated from the exons AGCCATTGGACACCTTCAAACACTTCCCACTGTTCGTGGCCAGAGATCACCTGCAGTACCGGTGGCTCAGTCACCGGACTATACCTCATTAACACGAACATTAGTGGAACAGTCCCACCCTTCATCTGTGACCTCAACAACCTCACAGCCCTTGACCTTTCATTCAACTATATGACCTCTAATGAGTTCCCACGAGCTCTCTACAACTGCTCCAACCTCCAATACCTCAACCTCTCGCAGAACTACTTCGCCGGCACACTCCCTGATGACATTCACCGCATGGCTCAGCTTCGCGAGCTCAACCTTGGAGCCAATAGCTTCTCCGGAAAAATCCCAGCATCTATTGGGCGGTTAACAGAGCTGAGGATACTTCAACTTTTCTCATGTCCGTTTAACGGTCCTTTCCCGCCAGAAATTGGCAACTTGTCCAATCTTGAACGACTAGAATTGGCCTACATTTTGGGGATCACAACATTGCCTTTGGAGTTCACAAAGTTGAAGAAATTGAAGTATCTTTGGGTGGCAGGCTCGAATTTGGTAGGAGAAATCCCAGACAAGATTGGAGAAATGGCGGCACTGGAGCATTTGGATTTGTCAACAAACAATCTGAGTGGGAAAATCCCGAGCGGTTTGTTTATGCTGAAAAATTTGAGTATAGTGTACCTccacaaaaacaaattgttCGGGGAGATTCCTCGGGTGGGTGAGGCTTTAAATATAGACGTTATTGATCTATCCGAGAATAACTTGACTGGAACTATACCCGATGATTTTGGAAGACTCACCAAATTGTCCGGTTTGGCTTTGTTTTGCAATCAATTATCTGGAAAAATTCCAGATAGTATAGGTCGTCTCCCAGGGCTGATAAATCTTAAACTGTTTAGCAACAATCTTTCAGGTACTTTGTCTCCGGACTTTGGGCAGTATTCTATGCTTGAAGAGTTTCAAGTTGCATCCAATCGGCTTACTGGCCAGCTGCCAGAACACTTGGGTGATAATAAAAGGTTGACAGGAGTGGTAGCTTTCGACAACAACCTCAGTGGTGAATTGCCCAAGTCCCTTGGAAGTtgcaataatttgaaaattcttAACGTTAAGAATAATAGGTTTTCAGGGAGTGTTCCTAGTGGTGTATGGACATTATTGCATTTGAGCAACTTGTTGTTAAGCAACAATTCTTTTACAGGTGAACTTCCTGAAAGATTGTCATTGAACCTTTCTCGATTAGAGATGAGTCACAACATGTTTTCGGGTAAAATTCCGGCGGGAGTGTCTTCTTGGAGGAATTTGGTGCATCTCGATGTCAGCAATAACCTCTTAAATGGTACAATTCCTTTGGAACTAACTGCTCTTTCTCATTTATCAACTCTTTTACTTGATCAAAACCGATTCTCAGGCTCCCTTCCATCAAATATTATATCATGGAAATCGCTAAATATGCTAAATCTTAGCCGAAATGCAATCTCTGGACAAATTCCTGAGGGATTTTGTTATTTACCAACACTTACTGATTTGGACCTCTCAGAAAACCAACTGTCTGGCGAAATTCCACCTAAACTTGGCCTCTTGAAGCTCACTTCGCTCAATCTCTCTTCCAATCTTTTGACTGGGAGGATCCCAAGTGAATTCGAAAATGGTGCATATGCTAGCAGCTTCTTGAACAATCCTCGCCTCTGTGCTAGTAAGCCATCACTAAACATTGCCGAATGcaattccaaaacccaaaattcaaGCAAAACTTCATCCAAATTACTTGCTTGGATTATAGGTGTACCAGCAGCTTTCCTAGGTTTGTTAGCTTCATTGCATGTGATCAGAATTTATTGGAAGAGAAAACAAGTATCGGATTTGGCATGGAAGCTCACCTCATTCCAGAGGttgaatttcacaaaaattaacattttgTCAGGACTGTCAGAAACTAATATGATTGGTCGCGGTGGATCAGGAAAAGTGTATTGTGTTAGCATTAATAATCCCTCACGTGATTGTGTTGCTGTGAAGAGGATTTGGAGTAACAAGAAGCTAGAACATAAGcttgaaaaacaatttcttgCAGAGGTCAAAATACTGAGTTCAATTCGACATTCCAACATAGTGAAGTTGCTCTGTTGTATCTCTAGTGATAATTCAAAACTTCTTGTCTACGAGTATTTGGAAAACCGTAGCCTGGATCTATGGCTGAATAGGAAGAGTAGAGCAACAACTGTCTCAGGTTCAGTCCATAACGATGTCTTGGATTGGCCTAAGAGGTTGAAGATAGCAGTTGGGGCTGCCCAGGGACTCTCCTATATGCACCATGACTGCTCACCACCCATTGTTCATCGAGATCTTAAGTCAAGCAACATCTTATTAGACTCAGAGTTCAATGCAAAAATTGCTGATTTTGGTCTAGCCAAGATATTGATGAAGGAGGGAGAATCTGCTACGATGTCAGACGTGGTTGGCTCTTATGGCTACATAGCACCAG AGTATGCTCACACAATACGAGTTAATGAGAAGattgatgtttatagttttgggGTCATCCTTTTGGAACTGACAACTGGAAGAAAAGCTAGTGAGGGTGATGAACACACATCGCTTGCCGAATGGGCATGGCGACACTTTCAAGAAGGCAACTCCATAGTTGATGCCCTGGATGAGGAGGTGAAGGAAAACACACAACATAAAAACGAAATGTGCTGTGTTTTCAAACTTGGAATCATTTGTACAGGTACACTGCCTTCTACCAGACCGTCCATGAAAgaggttttgaaaattttgctcCGATGCAACCAGCCATCTGGTTATGGAGAGAAGTACTCTGATTACAATGCTTCTCCTCTCCTCAAGAATTCAATGTGCGAGAGGGTATTAGAAAATAATGATGCAACTTTGGCATCCATGGTTTGA
- the LOC132165265 gene encoding leucine-rich repeat receptor-like kinase protein HAR1 isoform X2, with amino-acid sequence MNRPSIWVLWSGDSNRLWIRGVETHVTHLTSAGCGTLSPDFGQYSMLEEFQVASNRLTGQLPEHLGDNKRLTGVVAFDNNLSGELPKSLGSCNNLKILNVKNNRFSGSVPSGVWTLLHLSNLLLSNNSFTGELPERLSLNLSRLEMSHNMFSGKIPAGVSSWRNLVHLDVSNNLLNGTIPLELTALSHLSTLLLDQNRFSGSLPSNIISWKSLNMLNLSRNAISGQIPEGFCYLPTLTDLDLSENQLSGEIPPKLGLLKLTSLNLSSNLLTGRIPSEFENGAYASSFLNNPRLCASKPSLNIAECNSKTQNSSKTSSKLLAWIIGVPAAFLGLLASLHVIRIYWKRKQVSDLAWKLTSFQRLNFTKINILSGLSETNMIGRGGSGKVYCVSINNPSRDCVAVKRIWSNKKLEHKLEKQFLAEVKILSSIRHSNIVKLLCCISSDNSKLLVYEYLENRSLDLWLNRKSRATTVSGSVHNDVLDWPKRLKIAVGAAQGLSYMHHDCSPPIVHRDLKSSNILLDSEFNAKIADFGLAKILMKEGESATMSDVVGSYGYIAPEYAHTIRVNEKIDVYSFGVILLELTTGRKASEGDEHTSLAEWAWRHFQEGNSIVDALDEEVKENTQHKNEMCCVFKLGIICTGTLPSTRPSMKEVLKILLRCNQPSGYGEKYSDYNASPLLKNSMCERVLENNDATLASMV; translated from the exons GTACTTTGTCTCCGGACTTTGGGCAGTATTCTATGCTTGAAGAGTTTCAAGTTGCATCCAATCGGCTTACTGGCCAGCTGCCAGAACACTTGGGTGATAATAAAAGGTTGACAGGAGTGGTAGCTTTCGACAACAACCTCAGTGGTGAATTGCCCAAGTCCCTTGGAAGTtgcaataatttgaaaattcttAACGTTAAGAATAATAGGTTTTCAGGGAGTGTTCCTAGTGGTGTATGGACATTATTGCATTTGAGCAACTTGTTGTTAAGCAACAATTCTTTTACAGGTGAACTTCCTGAAAGATTGTCATTGAACCTTTCTCGATTAGAGATGAGTCACAACATGTTTTCGGGTAAAATTCCGGCGGGAGTGTCTTCTTGGAGGAATTTGGTGCATCTCGATGTCAGCAATAACCTCTTAAATGGTACAATTCCTTTGGAACTAACTGCTCTTTCTCATTTATCAACTCTTTTACTTGATCAAAACCGATTCTCAGGCTCCCTTCCATCAAATATTATATCATGGAAATCGCTAAATATGCTAAATCTTAGCCGAAATGCAATCTCTGGACAAATTCCTGAGGGATTTTGTTATTTACCAACACTTACTGATTTGGACCTCTCAGAAAACCAACTGTCTGGCGAAATTCCACCTAAACTTGGCCTCTTGAAGCTCACTTCGCTCAATCTCTCTTCCAATCTTTTGACTGGGAGGATCCCAAGTGAATTCGAAAATGGTGCATATGCTAGCAGCTTCTTGAACAATCCTCGCCTCTGTGCTAGTAAGCCATCACTAAACATTGCCGAATGcaattccaaaacccaaaattcaaGCAAAACTTCATCCAAATTACTTGCTTGGATTATAGGTGTACCAGCAGCTTTCCTAGGTTTGTTAGCTTCATTGCATGTGATCAGAATTTATTGGAAGAGAAAACAAGTATCGGATTTGGCATGGAAGCTCACCTCATTCCAGAGGttgaatttcacaaaaattaacattttgTCAGGACTGTCAGAAACTAATATGATTGGTCGCGGTGGATCAGGAAAAGTGTATTGTGTTAGCATTAATAATCCCTCACGTGATTGTGTTGCTGTGAAGAGGATTTGGAGTAACAAGAAGCTAGAACATAAGcttgaaaaacaatttcttgCAGAGGTCAAAATACTGAGTTCAATTCGACATTCCAACATAGTGAAGTTGCTCTGTTGTATCTCTAGTGATAATTCAAAACTTCTTGTCTACGAGTATTTGGAAAACCGTAGCCTGGATCTATGGCTGAATAGGAAGAGTAGAGCAACAACTGTCTCAGGTTCAGTCCATAACGATGTCTTGGATTGGCCTAAGAGGTTGAAGATAGCAGTTGGGGCTGCCCAGGGACTCTCCTATATGCACCATGACTGCTCACCACCCATTGTTCATCGAGATCTTAAGTCAAGCAACATCTTATTAGACTCAGAGTTCAATGCAAAAATTGCTGATTTTGGTCTAGCCAAGATATTGATGAAGGAGGGAGAATCTGCTACGATGTCAGACGTGGTTGGCTCTTATGGCTACATAGCACCAG AGTATGCTCACACAATACGAGTTAATGAGAAGattgatgtttatagttttgggGTCATCCTTTTGGAACTGACAACTGGAAGAAAAGCTAGTGAGGGTGATGAACACACATCGCTTGCCGAATGGGCATGGCGACACTTTCAAGAAGGCAACTCCATAGTTGATGCCCTGGATGAGGAGGTGAAGGAAAACACACAACATAAAAACGAAATGTGCTGTGTTTTCAAACTTGGAATCATTTGTACAGGTACACTGCCTTCTACCAGACCGTCCATGAAAgaggttttgaaaattttgctcCGATGCAACCAGCCATCTGGTTATGGAGAGAAGTACTCTGATTACAATGCTTCTCCTCTCCTCAAGAATTCAATGTGCGAGAGGGTATTAGAAAATAATGATGCAACTTTGGCATCCATGGTTTGA